A DNA window from Paenibacillus sp. HWE-109 contains the following coding sequences:
- a CDS encoding class I SAM-dependent methyltransferase — protein MKQNKYDDPAFFEKYSGMPRSIDGLKAAGEWPVLRTMLPELRDKRVLDLGCGFGWHCQYAREQNARSVVGVDLSESMLAYARANNNDPAIEYRRLAIEDIQFAAEEFDVVISSLALHYVENIDSVCRKVHQYLAPGGTFVLSVEHPVFTALAAQDWHYGASGERMHWPVDNYQSEGVREARFLDHDVVKYHRTIATYMNALIEAGFKLTRIAEPQPTQEALEQIPEMKDETRRPIFLLMAAVKTN, from the coding sequence ATGAAACAGAACAAATATGATGACCCTGCATTCTTTGAAAAATACAGTGGAATGCCCCGTTCAATTGATGGGCTCAAAGCTGCTGGGGAATGGCCTGTACTCCGAACGATGCTGCCTGAACTTCGAGACAAGCGGGTTCTTGATCTTGGATGCGGCTTTGGCTGGCATTGTCAATATGCGCGCGAGCAGAACGCTCGATCCGTGGTTGGGGTAGATCTGTCTGAGAGTATGCTGGCTTATGCAAGGGCCAATAATAATGATCCCGCGATCGAATATCGGAGGCTTGCGATTGAAGACATCCAATTTGCGGCTGAGGAATTTGATGTTGTGATAAGTTCGCTTGCGCTCCATTATGTGGAGAACATCGATAGCGTATGCCGCAAGGTGCATCAGTACTTAGCTCCTGGTGGAACATTCGTCCTTTCCGTGGAACATCCGGTATTTACCGCACTCGCTGCGCAGGATTGGCATTATGGCGCGAGTGGCGAACGGATGCACTGGCCTGTAGACAACTACCAGAGTGAAGGTGTCCGGGAGGCAAGGTTTCTGGATCATGATGTCGTGAAATACCATCGAACGATTGCTACCTACATGAATGCTTTGATTGAGGCTGGATTTAAGCTGACAAGGATTGCCGAGCCTCAACCAACGCAAGAAGCACTGGAGCAGATTCCCGAAATGAAGGATGAAACCCGTCGCCCCATCTTCCTGTTGATGGCAGCGGTCAAGACGAATTAG